The following are encoded in a window of Cyprinus carpio isolate SPL01 chromosome A13, ASM1834038v1, whole genome shotgun sequence genomic DNA:
- the LOC109097516 gene encoding uncharacterized protein LOC109097516, translated as MLYTDTYCTLHAPTCMFYSKMCVCIIFVYVKVCDASLHLSPHRTARLPQTGGRGCLFTPQQEEAICTTVRANNAMRLREIQRTIIEDNDVFENIHMVSISTIDRVLHRNQMSIEQLYRVPFQRNEDRVKELRYQYVQRIMELESSEPSHNFVYVDEAGFNLTKCRRRGRNVIGHRATVDLPGQRGGNITMCAAILEHGVLTHIPLIGPYNTQHLLNFLETLYRALIPDDERGLFKEDLPKYVVICDNVSFHRSNIIR; from the exons ATGCTCTATACAGATACATACTGCACCTTACATGCACCCACCtgtatgttttacagtaaaatgtgtgtttgcataatttttgtcTATGTGAAAGTGTGCGATGCATCACTGCATTTGTCCCCACATAGGACCGCAAGATTACCTCAAACCGGTGGCAGAGGATGCCTTTTCACACCTCAACAGGAGGAGGCTATTTGCACCACGGTCCGAGCAAACAATGCTATGAGGCTCAGGGAAATACAAAGGACCATTATAGAAGACAACGATGTCTTTGAAAACATCCATATGGTTAGCATCTCAACCATCGACAGGGTGCTGCACAGAAACCAGATGAGTATTGAACAGCTGTACCGTGTACCATTCCAAAGGAATGAGGACAGAGTTAAGGAGCTACGGTACCAGTATGTACAG CGTATAATGGAGTTGGAATCAAGTGAACCCTCTCACAACTTTGTATACGTGGATGAGGCTGGCTTCAACCTGACCAAATGCAGAAGGCGGGGTCGGAATGTCATCGGTCACAGAGCTACTGTGGATTTGCCAGGCCAAAGGGGAGGAAATATCACCATGTGTGCTGCTATTTTGGAGCATGGCGTCCTAACCCATATCCCCCTTATAGGGCCATACAACACCCAGCATCTACTCAACTTTTTAGAGACTCTCTACAGGGCTCTCATCCCTGATGATGAGAGGGGTCTATTTAAAGAGGATTTGCCAAAGTATGTGGTCATTTGTGATAATGTGAGTTTCCATCGATCAAACATCATAAGGTAA